The genomic segment GGGTGTATATCCCGGTCTGGCTGCGCCGCGCGATCACCATGGTGCCGGCTTTCGCGGTGGTGGCGGCGGGGGTCAACGCGACCGATGCGCTGGTGATGAGCCAGGTCGTGCTCTCGATCGCGCTGCCGGTGCCGATGGTGGCGCTGATCGTCTTCACCTCGCGGCGCGACATCATGGGCGCGCATGCCACGCGCCCGCTCACCCGCACCCTCGCGATCGTCGGCGCGGGGGTGGTCCTGAGCCTGAACTTCGTGCTGCTGGCCGAGGCGTTCGGCCTGCCGATCCCCTATCTCAGCTGAGCTTGCGCAGCCGCGCAATAAGCGACGAGGTATCCCAGCGCCCGCCGCCCATCGCCTGCACATCCTTGTAGAACTGATCGACGAGCGCGGTGACCGGCAGCCCCGCGCCGGTTTCCTCGGCGGTGGCGAGGCAGATGCCCAGATCCTTGCGCATCCAGTCGACCGCGAAGCCGAAGGCGAACTCGCCCGCCTCCATCGTCTTGAAGCGGTTGGCCATCTGCCAGCTGCCCGCGGCGCCCTGGCTGATCACCTCGACCACGTCGGAGATCGAGAGCCCCGCCTTCTCGGCGAAATGCAGGCTCTCCGAGAGGCCCTGCACGAGCCCCGCGATCGCGATCTGGTTGCACATCTTGGTGAGCTGGCCCGCGCCGCTCTCGCCCATCCGGCGGCAGATCTTGGCGTAAGCCGCGATCACCGGCTCGGCGGCGGCGTAATCGGCCTGCGAGCCCCCGCACATCACCGAGAGCACGCCGTTTTCCGCCCCCGCCTGGCCGCCCGACACCGGCGCATCGACAAAGCCGAGCCCCGCCGCCGCGGCCGCCGCCGCGAGCTCGCGCGTGACCTGCGCCGAAACCGTGGTGTGATCGACAAAGATCGCGCCCGGTTTCATCCCCGCGAAAGCCCCCTCGGGCCCGGTGCAAACCGCGCGCAGGTCATCGTCATTGCCCACGCAAGCCATCACGAAATCGCAATCGCGCGCCGCATCGGCAGGGGTCGCCGCCCATTCGCCGCCCTTCGCGCGCACCCAATGTTCGGCCTTCGAGACGGTGCGGTTATAGACCGTCACCTGATGGCCCGCCGCGGCCAGATGCCCCGCCATCGGAAAGCCCATCACCCCGAGCCCGAGAAACGCCACTTTCGCCATGCAAGCCTCCGCCAAGCTGTGCCCTCGCGCGCGAAACGCGCGTTGATCATTTGTCTGGCCTGACTTAGTAACGCCCTCGCCCGCGCCGTCAACCAGGCCCGGGCCAAATCACGCGAGGCGCCATGTATCAGCTCTTCCAATGGATGGTCCGGATCGTTTCGGCGGCGCTTCTGGCGCTGCTCGTCGCGGGCTTCTTCATCTGGTATTTCGCGGCGCGCTCGCTGCCCGATTACAACGCGACCTATGAGGTCTCCGGCATCTCGGCGCCCGTCGAGATCGTGCGCTCGACCGAAGACGTGCCCCATATCTTCGGCGCGACCGACCGCGATGTATTCTTCGCGCTGGGTCTGGCCCATGCGCAGGACCGGCTCTGGCAGATGACCATGCTGCGCCGCACCGTGCAGGGCCGCCTCTCCGAGGTGTTCGGCGCCGATACGCTGAAGACCGATGAGCTGATGCGCCGGCTCGATCTGGCGGGCGCGGCGCGCAAATCGCTTGCCGCCCAGGACGCCGATACCCGCGCCGCCCTCGAGGCCTATGCGGCGGGCGTGAACCAATGGATCACGCTGGTGAACGAAGGCGCGCGCGGCCGTGGCGCGCCGGAGTTCTTCCTCTTCGACGCGCCGATCGCCTATTGGACCCCCGAGGATTCGCTTTCGATCCTGAAACTCCTCGCGGTGCAGCTCGAAAGCCAGATCGAGACCGAGGTCCTGCGCGCCCGCGTCTCGATGCTCGGCCAGGATTTCGTGCGCGACATCCTGCCCGACATGCCCGGCCAGGGCACCGCCGCCCTGCCCGATTATGCCGCCCTCTTCCCCGGCACGCCGCGCGCCGCGCGCGTGGCCGAAAGCGCCCCGCCGCCGCTCTCGCCCTTCCCCGGGCGCGATTTCGCCGGCGCCTCGAACGCATTCGCCGCCGCCCCCGGGCGTTCGGCGGCGGGCGGCTCGCTCATGGCCAACGACCCCCATCTCGGCCTCACCGCCCCCTCGATCTGGTATCTCGCCCGCCTCGAGCTCGCCTCGGGAGGCGTGATCGGCGGCACGATCCCGGGGATCCCGCTGGTGCTCACCGGGCGCAACCCGCGCCTTGGCTGGGGCATCACCTCGGCCTATGTCGACGATCTCGACCTGCATATCGAGGCGCTCGACCCCGCGCGCCCGGAGCGCTACCGCACGCCCGAGGGCTGGGCCAGCTTCACCACCCGCCGCGAGATCATCCAGGTGAAAGACGCCGAGCCCGTCACGATCACCCTGCGCTGGACCGAAAACGGCCCCGTGATCCCCGGCGGGCATTTCAACCTCGCCACCATCACGCCGCCCGATCATGTCGTCTCGATGAGCTGGACCGCGCTCGACACCGCCGATACCTCGATGAGCGCAGGGCTCGCGCTGATGCGCGCGGGCTCGGTGGCCGAGGCCGCGGCGGCGGGCGAGCGCTATATCGCGCCCGCGCAAAACCTGATCCTCGCCGATCAGACCGGGGTGGGCATGGTCACCGTCGGCGCGATCCCCGCGCGCGACCCGGGCCATGTCACCCAAGGGCGGATGCCCTCGCCCGGATGGGAGGCGCAAAACCGCTGGCAGGGCCGCGCCCCCTTCGCCAAGAACCCGCGCTTTCTCGACCCGGAGGGCGGGATCGTGATCAACACCAACAACAAGACCGTCGAGCGCCCCTTCCCCGATCATGTCAGCTTCGACTGGGGCGACAGCCAGCGCGTGCAGCGCCTCACCCGGCTGATGGGCGAGCGCGAGGTCCATACCCGCGAGAGCTTCATCGCCGCCCAGCTCGATACCGTGAGCCCCGCCGCGCGCGGGCTCCTGCCGCTCGTCGGCGCCGATCTGTGGTTCACCGCCGCCCCCGCGCCCGAGGGCACGCCCGAGCGGATGCGCCAACGCGCGCTCGAGCTGCTCGCGGCCTGGGACGGCGAGATGAACGAACACCTCCCCGAGCCGCTGATCTACGCGGCCTGGATGCGGGCGCTGCAAAACCGGCTGATCCGCGACGAGCTCGGCCCGCTCGCGAGCGAGTTCAAACACCTCGAGCCGCTCTTCATCGAACGCGTGTTCCGCAACACCGAAGGCGCGGCCCGCTGGTGCGACGTGATGCAATCGGCGCCGGTCGAGAGCTGCACCGATATCGCGCGGATCGCGCTCGACGAGGCGCTGCTTGCGCTCAGCGAAAAATACGGCCCGAAGATCGAGAGCTGGCGCTGGGGCGATGCCCATGAGGCGGTGCATCAACACCAGGTGCTCGGCCGCGCGCGGCTCTTCGGCTGGCTGACGAATATCCGCCAATCGACCTCGGGGGGCGATTTCACGCTGATGCGCGGCATGACCCGCGGCTCGGGCGCGATGCCGTTCGAGAACGTCCATGCGGCGGGCTTCCGCGGCGTCTATGATTTCGCCGACCCCGACAGCTCGGTCTTCATCATCGCAACCGGTCAATCGGGCCACCCGTTCTCGCGCCATTACGACGATCTGGCGGAACTATGGCGCCGCGGCGACTATATCCCGATGTCGCTCGACCCCGAACTCGCCCGCGCCGCCGCCGCCGGCATCACCCGGCTCGAACCCGCCCCCGCGCCCTGAGGCCGAGCCCCCCGGCCGGTCGCCTCCCCCACCCGGCGGAAGCCTCCGGCGGGGATATTTGGAGCAAGATGAAAGAGTAAGAACGTTCTCATTCATCTTGCCGCAAATATCCCGGGGGGTGAGGGCGCCAGCCCGAGGGGGGCGGCGCCCCCCTGCGCGGCGGATCAAAGTGCGCGGAAGCGCGCGCGCTGGCTTGCGGCCCAGTTCACCTCGAGCTGCCAGCCCTCTTCGGTCTCGACCTCGGAGCGCACGACATTTTGCTCATGCAGCCAGGCCCGCGCGCGCCCCTTCTCGAAGGGCAGGATCAGCGCCTCGTCGAAGCGCTCCTCGCCCAGCCGCGTCTCGATCGCGGCGTAGAGCGCCTCGATCCCCTCGCCGGTGAGCGCGGAGACTGCCTGCACCTCCTCGCGCCGCGCGTCTTGCGCCAGAAGCGCCGCGCGCAGGCTCGGCGAGAGCGCGTCGATCTTGTTCCAGACCTCGAGCAGCGCCACATCCTCGGCCACGCCGAGGCTCTCGAGGATCTCGCCGACATCGGCGGCCTGTTCCTCGGTCTCGGGGTGGGCCACGTCGCGCACATGCAAGATCAGATCGGCCTCGAGCACCTCTTCGAGCGTGGCGCGGAAGGCCGCGACGAGTTCATGGGGCAGCTCGGAGATGAAGCCCACCGTATCCGAGAGGATCACTTTGCGCCCGTTGGGCAGCGTGATGCCGCGCATCGTCGGGTCGAGGGTGGCAAAGAGCATGTCCTTCGCCATCACATCGGCGCCAGTCATCCGGTTGAACAGCGTCGATTTCCCCGCGTTCGTATAGCCCACCAGCGCGACGACCGGGAACGGCACCTTGCGACGCGCGGCGCGGTGCAATTCGCGGGTTTTCACGACCTTGGCGAGTTGGCGGCGGATCTTGACCACCTGATCGTCGATCGCGCGGCGGTCGGCCTCGATCTGGGTCTCGCCGGGGCCGCCGACGAAGCCAAGCCCGCCCCTTTGCCGCTCGAGGTGGGTCCAGGCGCGCACCAGCCGCGTGCGCTGATAGGAGAGCGCGGCGAGCTCGACCTGCAGCACCCCCTCGCGGGTGCGGGCGCGATCGGCGAAGATCTCGAGAATGAGCCCGGTGCGGTCAAGGAGCTTGACGCCCCATTCCTTCTCGAGGTTGCGCTGCTGCACCGGGCTGACCGGCCCGTCGACGAGCACGAGATCGACCTCGGCCTCGGCGAGGCGCTCTTTCAGCTCGGCCAGCTTGCCGGTGCCGAAGAGATGGCCGGCATGGGGTTTGGGCAGGCGCACGACCTCGGCCCCCACCACCTCGAGCATCGGCAGCGCAACCGCGAGCGACACCGCCTCGGCGAGGCGGTGTTCGGGCATGCGGCGCGCGTCCTGCGCCTTCAGATCGGGATGCAGCACATAGGCCCGGGTCGGGCGCTCACGCTGAAAGACGGGTTCGGTCACCGCGGCGCCGCTCAGTCCTCGCCCTCATAGAGCGAGATCGGCGCGCCCGGCATGATCGTCGAGATCGCATGTTTGTAGACGAGCTGGCTCTGGCCATCGCGGCGCAGCAACACGCAGAAATTGTCGAACCAGGTGATCACCCCTTGCAGCTTCACCCCGTTGATCAGGAAAATCGTGACCGGCACCTTGGTCTTGCGGACGTGGTTAAGGAACGCGTCCTGCAAATTCTGTTTATCGGCTGCCATTTTTATTATGCCTTTATGTTCTTGAAGCTCCGCGGAGCTCATGTCGCGCGTCTGGGCGGGCGTTTTGCCCGCTCAGAATCAGTATGCGGAAGAAACCGCCAGATTCCAGCCCCAAAAACAGCCCGTTAGCGGGCAAAAGCGGCGCCTTGTGTCAGGCGCGCCATAGTTCGGGGTTGAAGAGCGCGATGATCGCCAGCGTTTCGAGCCGCCCGACCACCATCGCCATCGCCAGGATCGCGCGCGTGGCCTCGCTCAGCTCGGCCCATTGCAAGGGCGTATCGGCGGCGACCGAGGCGAGCGGCCCCGTGTTCGAGAGCGCCGCGATCGAGAGAATCGTCGCCGGCTCGAAGGGCAGCCCGACGAAAGAGACCGCCATCATCACCACCGCGATCGAGAGCGCGAAGAGCATGAAGAAGATCCAGGCGATATAGGCGCCCTCGCGGCGCAGCCGCCGCGCCATGTCGCCGCCGCCCGCGATCGAGGTCGGGTGGATCAGCTTGTCGAGCTCGCGCTCGCCGTGGCGCAAGAGCGCAT from the Rhodobacter xanthinilyticus genome contains:
- a CDS encoding NAD(P)-dependent oxidoreductase, with product MAKVAFLGLGVMGFPMAGHLAAAGHQVTVYNRTVSKAEHWVRAKGGEWAATPADAARDCDFVMACVGNDDDLRAVCTGPEGAFAGMKPGAIFVDHTTVSAQVTRELAAAAAAAGLGFVDAPVSGGQAGAENGVLSVMCGGSQADYAAAEPVIAAYAKICRRMGESGAGQLTKMCNQIAIAGLVQGLSESLHFAEKAGLSISDVVEVISQGAAGSWQMANRFKTMEAGEFAFGFAVDWMRKDLGICLATAEETGAGLPVTALVDQFYKDVQAMGGGRWDTSSLIARLRKLS
- a CDS encoding penicillin acylase family protein, translating into MYQLFQWMVRIVSAALLALLVAGFFIWYFAARSLPDYNATYEVSGISAPVEIVRSTEDVPHIFGATDRDVFFALGLAHAQDRLWQMTMLRRTVQGRLSEVFGADTLKTDELMRRLDLAGAARKSLAAQDADTRAALEAYAAGVNQWITLVNEGARGRGAPEFFLFDAPIAYWTPEDSLSILKLLAVQLESQIETEVLRARVSMLGQDFVRDILPDMPGQGTAALPDYAALFPGTPRAARVAESAPPPLSPFPGRDFAGASNAFAAAPGRSAAGGSLMANDPHLGLTAPSIWYLARLELASGGVIGGTIPGIPLVLTGRNPRLGWGITSAYVDDLDLHIEALDPARPERYRTPEGWASFTTRREIIQVKDAEPVTITLRWTENGPVIPGGHFNLATITPPDHVVSMSWTALDTADTSMSAGLALMRAGSVAEAAAAGERYIAPAQNLILADQTGVGMVTVGAIPARDPGHVTQGRMPSPGWEAQNRWQGRAPFAKNPRFLDPEGGIVINTNNKTVERPFPDHVSFDWGDSQRVQRLTRLMGEREVHTRESFIAAQLDTVSPAARGLLPLVGADLWFTAAPAPEGTPERMRQRALELLAAWDGEMNEHLPEPLIYAAWMRALQNRLIRDELGPLASEFKHLEPLFIERVFRNTEGAARWCDVMQSAPVESCTDIARIALDEALLALSEKYGPKIESWRWGDAHEAVHQHQVLGRARLFGWLTNIRQSTSGGDFTLMRGMTRGSGAMPFENVHAAGFRGVYDFADPDSSVFIIATGQSGHPFSRHYDDLAELWRRGDYIPMSLDPELARAAAAGITRLEPAPAP
- the hflX gene encoding GTPase HflX, translating into MTEPVFQRERPTRAYVLHPDLKAQDARRMPEHRLAEAVSLAVALPMLEVVGAEVVRLPKPHAGHLFGTGKLAELKERLAEAEVDLVLVDGPVSPVQQRNLEKEWGVKLLDRTGLILEIFADRARTREGVLQVELAALSYQRTRLVRAWTHLERQRGGLGFVGGPGETQIEADRRAIDDQVVKIRRQLAKVVKTRELHRAARRKVPFPVVALVGYTNAGKSTLFNRMTGADVMAKDMLFATLDPTMRGITLPNGRKVILSDTVGFISELPHELVAAFRATLEEVLEADLILHVRDVAHPETEEQAADVGEILESLGVAEDVALLEVWNKIDALSPSLRAALLAQDARREEVQAVSALTGEGIEALYAAIETRLGEERFDEALILPFEKGRARAWLHEQNVVRSEVETEEGWQLEVNWAASQRARFRAL
- the hfq gene encoding RNA chaperone Hfq; amino-acid sequence: MAADKQNLQDAFLNHVRKTKVPVTIFLINGVKLQGVITWFDNFCVLLRRDGQSQLVYKHAISTIMPGAPISLYEGED